A DNA window from uncultured Methanoregula sp. contains the following coding sequences:
- a CDS encoding preprotein translocase subunit SecD, which produces MNAKEIKKIVSDWRVAALLILVVLSVIAIYPHFDDKGNFTTNLQYGLDLQNGAWLQMEFQAEVVGFTTTEPINDFTANLSKKLDTEVLLVETTDPTHLEIRKYYSRAQLEPIFESEGGKLTSYQQGVSKNTGELVKKILENKLNSLGTKDTKINILSGMGNVAQYVRVEMAGVDMNQAKDLVGKQGKFEIRIQTVGNQSEHVLYGDAISSVGNPEKDLQRSGVWGVPFTLNEAGATALQQAAIKYGLTKNPEDHYLLMILDNKTVFNAPMVADAAAKLQTTPNRQWSATTGAGTAGETAAQTLDIHLRAGALPVETKIVGSGSVPAEQGAKNMTVAILAGILALITVGFVIYYRYREPSIVLPMVLINASEVLILLGFISAIKFQIDLPTLAGLIAVVGTGIDQMVVITDEILHEGRVPSPTLYLKRLGRALMIIIIAAATVIIAMVPLMLMPLTTLQGFALITILGVLVGVIVTRPAYGKIIMEILSK; this is translated from the coding sequence ATGAACGCAAAGGAAATCAAAAAGATTGTTTCGGACTGGAGAGTTGCGGCTCTCCTGATCCTCGTTGTACTATCGGTCATTGCTATCTACCCGCATTTCGATGATAAGGGAAATTTTACCACAAACCTCCAGTACGGCCTTGACCTCCAGAATGGCGCCTGGCTCCAGATGGAATTTCAGGCAGAGGTAGTCGGGTTTACTACTACTGAGCCTATCAATGATTTCACGGCCAACCTTTCCAAGAAACTGGATACTGAAGTGCTCCTGGTGGAAACCACCGATCCGACCCATCTTGAGATCCGGAAATATTATTCACGTGCTCAACTGGAGCCGATCTTTGAAAGCGAAGGTGGAAAACTCACATCCTATCAACAGGGTGTTTCAAAAAATACCGGTGAACTCGTAAAGAAGATCCTTGAAAACAAACTCAATTCCCTTGGTACAAAGGATACAAAGATCAATATCCTCAGTGGCATGGGCAATGTTGCACAGTACGTCCGGGTTGAAATGGCCGGCGTGGACATGAACCAGGCAAAGGATCTCGTCGGGAAGCAGGGAAAATTTGAAATCCGGATCCAGACCGTTGGGAACCAGAGTGAACACGTCCTGTATGGTGATGCGATCTCCAGCGTCGGCAATCCTGAAAAAGATCTCCAGAGAAGTGGTGTATGGGGTGTTCCATTCACGCTCAATGAAGCGGGTGCAACCGCACTCCAGCAGGCTGCGATCAAGTACGGTCTTACGAAAAATCCCGAGGATCATTACCTCCTCATGATCCTTGATAACAAGACGGTCTTTAACGCCCCGATGGTTGCGGATGCTGCAGCGAAACTTCAGACAACTCCCAACCGCCAGTGGTCTGCAACTACCGGAGCCGGAACCGCAGGCGAGACCGCTGCACAGACGCTTGATATCCACCTGCGAGCCGGTGCACTACCGGTAGAAACGAAGATCGTCGGAAGCGGCTCTGTTCCAGCTGAACAGGGCGCAAAGAACATGACGGTTGCGATCCTTGCTGGTATTCTTGCCCTTATCACCGTCGGGTTTGTTATTTATTACCGGTATCGTGAACCCAGCATCGTTCTTCCGATGGTGCTGATCAATGCCTCGGAGGTTCTTATCCTCCTCGGGTTCATCAGTGCGATCAAATTCCAGATCGATCTGCCGACACTCGCCGGCCTGATAGCCGTGGTGGGTACCGGTATCGATCAGATGGTCGTTATTACCGATGAGATCCTGCACGAAGGCCGTGTTCCCTCCCCCACGCTGTATCTCAAGAGGCTTGGTCGTGCCCTGATGATCATCATCATCGCAGCGGCAACGGTAATCATTGCCATGGTGCCCCTGATGCTGATGCCCCTTACCACACTCCAGGGATTTGCCCTGATCACCATCCTTGGTGTTCTGGTGGGTGTGATTGTCACCCGGCCCGCATATGGTAAGATTATCATGGAGATCCTCTCCAAGTAG
- the trxA gene encoding thioredoxin gives MSKPVLLDFFATWCGPCRLQTPILEELEKKMGDSIEIRKVDVDQHMDLAEKYGIRVVPTLIIEKDGKIIQSMEGVTDAATLEKILKPVLG, from the coding sequence ATGAGCAAACCGGTTTTACTTGACTTTTTCGCCACATGGTGTGGGCCCTGCAGATTACAGACACCTATCCTTGAGGAACTGGAGAAAAAAATGGGGGATTCGATTGAAATCCGGAAGGTCGATGTTGACCAGCACATGGACCTTGCTGAAAAGTATGGGATCCGTGTTGTCCCGACCCTGATCATTGAGAAGGATGGGAAGATCATCCAGTCCATGGAGGGTGTCACGGATGCTGCCACGCTTGAGAAAATCCTCAAACCGGTGTTGGGATAA
- the npdG gene encoding NADPH-dependent F420 reductase, with amino-acid sequence MKIGIVGGTGDIGEGIAMRLSPVFDVVVGSREKEKAEATCTLGKDTLKKRGLDCSLTGVSNQQAIDAAEVVILAIPFKHLVGTLETLHGFEDKIVISPVNPMEKHDFFTCVPPQEGSAALLIKKMISPEAKICTAFNAIAANRWKALDEELTYSVPVCGDDAGAKHTVMDIVNRISHLTAFDAGPLAASGMVESLTPLLLNIARYNKIKDVGIQFH; translated from the coding sequence ATGAAGATAGGTATTGTCGGGGGCACGGGAGATATCGGCGAAGGGATCGCAATGCGCCTCTCACCGGTATTTGATGTTGTTGTAGGTTCCAGGGAAAAAGAGAAGGCTGAAGCGACCTGCACTCTTGGCAAAGACACCCTCAAAAAACGGGGATTGGACTGTTCATTGACCGGTGTCTCCAACCAGCAGGCGATTGACGCGGCGGAGGTAGTAATTCTGGCTATCCCCTTCAAACATCTAGTGGGAACTCTTGAGACTCTCCACGGTTTTGAAGATAAGATCGTGATCAGTCCTGTAAACCCTATGGAAAAACATGATTTCTTCACCTGCGTCCCGCCACAGGAAGGCTCCGCAGCCCTTCTCATCAAGAAAATGATCTCTCCTGAAGCAAAGATCTGTACCGCTTTCAATGCCATCGCCGCCAACCGGTGGAAAGCACTGGATGAAGAGCTCACCTACTCTGTCCCGGTCTGCGGTGACGATGCGGGAGCAAAGCACACCGTAATGGATATTGTTAACCGGATCTCTCATCTGACCGCCTTTGATGCAGGTCCTCTGGCTGCATCAGGAATGGTCGAGTCACTGACCCCGCTCCTTCTCAACATTGCCCGGTACAATAAAATCAAGGATGTTGGAATCCAGTTCCATTGA
- a CDS encoding aldolase, with protein MYSAEFERIGKRLFAEHLVGGNFGNISVRADDGFLIKRTGVYLDVAGEPVFVPFFGDAPREASSEYRVHREVYNKTSYHAIVHAHPPTAIAASLMLDRIVPEDSEGQMLCPLIQVVTGAPGSQEIADNVASALIHSRLVMVRGHGSFAAGKTLDEAYLYTSLAEHSCRVIAQKKGFS; from the coding sequence ATGTATTCAGCAGAATTTGAGCGGATTGGAAAGCGGCTTTTTGCCGAACACCTTGTTGGAGGGAATTTCGGAAATATCAGTGTCCGGGCCGATGACGGATTCCTGATCAAGCGGACCGGCGTATATCTTGATGTTGCCGGAGAACCGGTGTTTGTTCCTTTTTTCGGGGACGCTCCCCGGGAAGCTTCCAGCGAATACCGGGTTCACCGCGAGGTATATAACAAAACGTCTTATCATGCAATTGTCCACGCTCACCCCCCGACGGCGATTGCAGCTTCGCTCATGCTTGACCGGATAGTTCCTGAAGACAGTGAAGGCCAGATGCTCTGTCCACTCATTCAGGTTGTAACCGGTGCTCCCGGCTCGCAGGAGATTGCGGATAATGTGGCTTCTGCCCTTATTCATTCCAGGTTGGTCATGGTACGCGGGCATGGGAGTTTTGCTGCCGGCAAAACCCTGGATGAAGCCTATCTCTACACTTCCTTAGCCGAACACTCGTGCAGGGTAATTGCGCAAAAAAAAGGCTTTAGTTGA
- the aglJ gene encoding S-layer glycoprotein N-glycosyltransferase AglJ has product MKFNKDEVCILIPTLNEGPTIGGVVREFKSLGYNHILVIDGKSTDNTVKNAREAGANVRTQSGKGKGNAIIEAFEVIEEQYILMLDGDGTYSAKDAEKMLTPLFLGFDQVIGDRLINAEEGSFSRLNLFGNHMLNLLFKVAHSRDLHDILSGYRAFTKLAIHQMHLTEKGFEIETEISVESVRNGQRVMVVPIRYLRRPGTATKLSPFHDGIKIVSTIYRLARVNNPMFYFGMMGLFTTLLGVLVGLYVLLEWLNHVEHIPLTILTVLLIVVGIEIFMFGMISDMLLVFHREIIREIQLQQPPKPPK; this is encoded by the coding sequence ATGAAATTCAACAAAGACGAGGTATGTATTTTAATTCCCACCCTGAATGAGGGACCGACAATTGGGGGCGTTGTCCGGGAGTTCAAAAGCCTGGGGTATAATCATATCCTTGTTATTGACGGGAAAAGTACAGATAACACGGTAAAAAACGCCCGGGAGGCCGGGGCAAATGTCCGAACCCAGTCCGGAAAAGGTAAAGGAAATGCGATAATTGAAGCATTTGAAGTCATCGAGGAGCAGTACATCCTGATGCTCGACGGGGATGGAACCTATTCTGCCAAAGATGCCGAGAAGATGCTCACCCCGTTATTTTTGGGATTTGATCAGGTAATTGGCGACCGCCTCATCAATGCCGAAGAGGGATCATTCTCCCGGTTAAATCTCTTCGGGAATCACATGCTGAACCTGCTTTTCAAGGTGGCGCACAGCAGGGATCTGCATGACATTCTCTCGGGGTACAGAGCCTTCACGAAACTTGCCATCCACCAGATGCATCTCACGGAAAAAGGATTCGAGATCGAGACTGAGATCTCCGTGGAGTCGGTCCGGAATGGCCAAAGGGTCATGGTTGTACCGATCCGGTATCTTCGACGCCCGGGTACTGCTACAAAACTCTCCCCGTTCCATGACGGGATCAAGATAGTAAGTACTATCTACCGGCTTGCCAGGGTCAACAATCCCATGTTCTATTTTGGCATGATGGGATTGTTTACCACACTTCTTGGTGTGCTGGTAGGTCTGTACGTCCTGCTCGAATGGCTCAATCATGTTGAGCACATACCACTGACAATTCTTACGGTTCTCCTCATTGTTGTGGGTATTGAGATCTTCATGTTCGGCATGATCAGCGACATGCTGCTGGTCTTCCACCGTGAGATCATACGGGAGATTCAGTTACAACAGCCGCCAAAACCACCCAAGTAA
- a CDS encoding DUF99 family protein: MHIPKKGLRALGIAESYTGRNRSNLAGIVMRKDLRIDGFSFGQPTVGGMDGTDVVLQMVRDLDRSDLNIILLSGCAIAWFNILDPARILEKTEIPVICVTYEESAGLLDDIRYHFPGDEQRIDAYLRLGERNPVELTCGNVCFIRSWGIDSDDAARLCRDFTLEGKIPEPLRVARLCARHLPH, encoded by the coding sequence ATGCATATTCCCAAGAAAGGGCTGCGGGCATTGGGCATTGCAGAAAGCTATACCGGCCGTAACCGCTCGAATCTTGCAGGAATTGTGATGCGAAAGGATCTCAGAATCGACGGTTTTTCGTTCGGACAGCCAACCGTTGGGGGTATGGATGGCACGGATGTCGTTCTTCAGATGGTTCGGGATCTGGACCGGTCCGATCTCAATATCATCCTTCTTTCCGGCTGTGCTATCGCATGGTTCAATATTCTCGATCCGGCTCGTATTCTGGAAAAGACCGAAATACCGGTTATCTGTGTTACCTATGAGGAGTCAGCAGGTCTCCTTGATGACATACGATATCATTTTCCCGGTGATGAGCAACGGATAGATGCGTACCTGCGGCTGGGGGAACGAAACCCGGTTGAACTGACGTGCGGAAATGTATGTTTTATCCGATCCTGGGGGATCGACAGCGATGATGCGGCCCGGTTATGCAGAGATTTTACTCTGGAAGGAAAAATACCAGAACCCCTTCGTGTCGCGCGCCTTTGTGCCCGTCATCTGCCCCACTGA
- a CDS encoding rubredoxin, producing MSRWVCLECHYIYDPVKGDPKNGIPAGTPWEVVPDTWRCPECKILKVKKGVFKRLDD from the coding sequence ATGTCCCGTTGGGTCTGTCTCGAATGTCATTACATCTATGATCCGGTAAAAGGCGATCCCAAAAATGGAATTCCGGCCGGGACCCCCTGGGAAGTCGTCCCGGATACCTGGCGCTGCCCTGAGTGCAAAATCCTTAAAGTGAAAAAGGGTGTTTTCAAGCGCCTTGATGATTAA
- a CDS encoding tetratricopeptide repeat protein — protein MASVPPASDTLHTRKTARDLYLEGTALGREGLHEEALTSFSLALALDPNLPLAWVGRGFALGKLGRFEEEIACCDKALELDPHCIEAWNARGFACGMLDRFEDKAECCRKALQLDPENATAWNNKGVALGMLGRYEAEIRCTERALEIRPRYLSAWVNKGYAYGKLKKYEDEIACYDRALKIYPFYQSALAKKGAALINLKLYEEAHDLLERAVALSPDDAKSLYRDGLALSMLGRHTDAVSALEKSLALDSNNADAWVVMSNSCFMLGRLEESARAFDKAYYIDAKDVRIHIVKGMSLFKSGKFDDALHCFSDIFGILLR, from the coding sequence ATGGCATCAGTCCCCCCCGCATCGGATACATTGCATACCCGTAAGACTGCAAGGGATCTGTATCTGGAAGGGACTGCTCTCGGGAGGGAGGGGCTTCATGAAGAAGCTCTCACTTCTTTTTCACTGGCTCTTGCCCTGGATCCAAATCTTCCCCTGGCCTGGGTGGGCAGGGGATTTGCTCTCGGAAAACTCGGCAGGTTTGAAGAAGAGATTGCCTGCTGCGACAAAGCACTTGAACTCGATCCGCACTGCATAGAAGCCTGGAACGCCCGGGGATTTGCATGCGGGATGCTCGACCGGTTTGAAGACAAAGCTGAATGCTGCCGTAAGGCGCTGCAGCTCGATCCTGAAAATGCAACCGCCTGGAACAATAAAGGCGTCGCGCTGGGGATGCTCGGAAGATACGAAGCCGAGATTCGCTGTACCGAGCGCGCACTCGAGATCCGTCCCCGCTATCTCTCCGCCTGGGTGAACAAGGGATATGCGTACGGCAAACTGAAGAAATATGAGGATGAGATTGCCTGTTATGATCGCGCCCTCAAGATCTATCCATTCTACCAGTCCGCTCTTGCAAAAAAAGGAGCCGCGTTGATAAATCTGAAACTTTATGAAGAGGCACACGATCTGTTGGAACGGGCTGTCGCCCTCTCTCCGGACGATGCAAAATCCCTGTACCGGGACGGGCTTGCCCTGAGCATGCTCGGCAGGCATACTGATGCCGTGAGCGCTCTTGAAAAATCCCTTGCCCTGGATTCAAACAATGCGGATGCCTGGGTTGTCATGAGTAATTCGTGTTTCATGCTGGGGAGGCTTGAAGAGTCGGCGCGGGCGTTTGACAAAGCGTATTACATTGATGCAAAGGATGTCCGGATTCATATTGTCAAAGGTATGTCTCTCTTCAAGTCAGGAAAATTCGATGATGCGCTCCACTGTTTTTCTGATATATTTGGTATCCTTCTTCGGTGA
- a CDS encoding AIR synthase-related protein, with product MDVEEFVRRRLAQGEEEYTIQKSLTDHIIRIKKTNSSYASAFAQAVIQEVKNSRGLFGDFFTYEPAGVKMGEFGVGSRGKGDFFAHRQIARIIGKTSASVGVDEMDDAGVVSAGGKYTVCTVDGMHSRLSDFPFLAGFHVTRATLRDTYVMGAKPVMLFSDIHVADDGDVAKIFDYTAGITTVGEAMNVPLVTGSTLRIGGDMVLGSRLTGCVGAVGIADHLTARKSTAPGDVFLMTEGAGGGTIATAAIYSGFPEVVEQTINLNFLTACETLMKSDVFYRIHAMTDVTNGGLRGDAFEMAETAGCRIVIDEPATADLVEPHVREMLEKLQIDYLGVSLDALLIVAPAESAEEICRVIKTAGVNIKKIGYAEAGKPESVLIVDGKEQDFAPRFRESAYTPVKKVADTDVRNFDEMKENVLRASEAAIQKKQRVLADLMKKQKGSGS from the coding sequence ATGGATGTTGAGGAGTTTGTCCGAAGGAGACTTGCACAAGGTGAAGAAGAGTATACGATACAAAAGAGTCTCACCGATCATATCATCCGGATAAAAAAGACAAATTCCTCCTATGCCTCGGCATTTGCACAGGCAGTTATCCAGGAAGTGAAGAACAGCCGGGGATTATTCGGAGATTTTTTCACCTATGAACCAGCAGGTGTCAAAATGGGGGAATTCGGCGTGGGATCGCGGGGGAAAGGGGACTTTTTTGCGCACCGGCAGATTGCCCGCATTATCGGCAAGACTTCTGCCTCGGTGGGTGTAGATGAGATGGATGATGCCGGGGTTGTTTCTGCCGGTGGAAAGTACACCGTTTGTACCGTGGATGGTATGCATTCGCGCCTTTCGGACTTCCCGTTTCTTGCAGGATTCCATGTAACCCGCGCAACGCTCCGGGACACGTACGTGATGGGTGCAAAACCCGTTATGCTCTTTTCAGATATCCACGTGGCTGACGATGGAGACGTTGCGAAAATTTTTGATTATACTGCTGGCATAACCACGGTAGGCGAAGCAATGAACGTTCCTCTGGTGACCGGTTCTACCCTGCGGATCGGGGGGGACATGGTGCTTGGCAGCCGTCTCACGGGATGTGTGGGAGCTGTCGGCATTGCCGATCACCTGACCGCCCGAAAATCGACCGCCCCGGGGGATGTGTTCCTTATGACCGAAGGTGCCGGAGGGGGAACCATTGCAACTGCAGCAATTTACTCGGGATTCCCCGAAGTTGTTGAACAGACCATCAATCTCAATTTCCTCACTGCCTGCGAGACTCTCATGAAGAGCGATGTCTTCTATCGTATCCATGCCATGACCGATGTGACCAATGGCGGGCTCCGGGGAGATGCGTTCGAGATGGCTGAAACCGCAGGATGCCGGATCGTGATCGATGAACCGGCAACCGCGGATCTCGTGGAGCCGCATGTCCGTGAGATGCTTGAGAAACTCCAGATCGATTATCTCGGTGTCTCCCTCGATGCCCTGCTCATTGTTGCCCCGGCTGAATCAGCGGAAGAGATATGCCGGGTCATAAAAACTGCCGGTGTGAATATCAAAAAGATTGGGTACGCCGAGGCCGGTAAACCGGAGTCGGTTCTTATCGTGGATGGCAAAGAGCAGGATTTTGCCCCGCGGTTCCGGGAATCGGCATATACCCCGGTGAAAAAAGTGGCAGATACCGACGTCCGGAATTTCGATGAGATGAAAGAGAACGTGCTGCGGGCTTCTGAAGCAGCGATTCAGAAAAAACAACGCGTACTCGCAGACTTAATGAAGAAACAAAAAGGCAGTGGCAGTTAG
- a CDS encoding class I SAM-dependent methyltransferase: MSSVKQDKIQEHYDTVADTYDDYYDQYRGRNYHNHISNYMIHALPKKGKLLDIGCGTGLFIEKYTQNGGSAVGLDISRKMLIQARKRCTCTEFTLASGDTLPFCDNSFDAVSSLLVFSYVKDPQKMLSEVYRVLQPGGSVAICTLGKKLITKGIPALYYLSEKMNINHILMKNFGEHYFDENEMNNLFENAGFCDVSTKWCSFAHIDMIDPVFQLAKKVEPFVEKRIPQLAYNIFVSAQKPAD; the protein is encoded by the coding sequence GTGAGTTCCGTAAAACAGGACAAGATCCAGGAGCATTACGATACCGTTGCTGATACGTATGATGATTATTATGATCAATACCGGGGAAGGAACTATCACAACCATATCAGCAATTATATGATCCATGCCCTGCCAAAAAAGGGAAAACTCCTGGATATCGGGTGCGGGACCGGCCTTTTTATCGAGAAATATACACAAAACGGCGGTAGTGCAGTAGGTCTTGATATCAGCAGGAAGATGCTGATCCAGGCAAGAAAGCGCTGTACCTGCACCGAATTCACACTTGCATCAGGAGATACCCTCCCTTTCTGCGACAACTCGTTTGATGCAGTCTCAAGCCTTCTCGTGTTCAGTTATGTAAAAGATCCGCAGAAGATGTTAAGCGAAGTCTATAGGGTACTGCAGCCAGGGGGATCCGTTGCCATCTGCACACTGGGAAAAAAACTTATCACCAAAGGGATACCGGCACTCTACTATCTCAGTGAAAAAATGAACATCAACCATATCCTGATGAAAAATTTCGGGGAGCATTACTTTGACGAGAACGAGATGAACAATCTGTTTGAAAATGCCGGATTCTGTGATGTCTCCACAAAATGGTGTTCGTTTGCCCACATAGATATGATCGATCCGGTCTTCCAGCTGGCAAAAAAGGTGGAGCCTTTTGTCGAGAAACGCATCCCCCAGCTGGCGTATAATATTTTTGTCAGCGCACAAAAGCCTGCAGACTAA
- a CDS encoding AAA family ATPase, whose product MLWTEQFRPESLDQIMGQDQVLQHLSRFAAARTVPHLILTGPHGTGKSVATECFAKAIYGEDWEQNTSVFPTADVFLQGKAFLEQDDRFSHLYQKSQSLITNFKYVIKWYASMRPLDAEFKLMVFEDAHTLSRDAQQALRRIMERTSSTCRFIFTTTNQSALIPAITSRCLPLFFAPLSQDLVLRKLRSIKDLQAPDLHPCSDDEMELIAETAKGDLRRAILLFQVALQTGRCSDLFLIAQTETATITDSAIATLKAGDAKGAIRRLESLMIDYGLSGAEVYSEIRNTIKREYNLPELVISLADAEYRTLHANNEFIQVSAFTTGIQEQFP is encoded by the coding sequence ATGCTCTGGACTGAACAGTTCCGACCGGAATCCCTGGATCAGATAATGGGCCAGGATCAGGTTCTGCAGCATCTTTCCCGGTTTGCTGCAGCCAGGACCGTCCCTCATCTCATCCTCACCGGACCGCACGGGACCGGTAAAAGCGTTGCCACAGAATGCTTCGCCAAAGCGATTTACGGGGAGGACTGGGAACAGAACACTTCGGTCTTTCCGACCGCGGATGTTTTTTTGCAGGGAAAAGCATTCCTCGAACAGGATGACCGGTTCTCTCACCTGTACCAGAAAAGCCAGTCACTCATCACCAATTTCAAATATGTCATCAAATGGTATGCCTCCATGCGCCCCCTTGATGCCGAATTCAAACTCATGGTTTTTGAGGATGCCCATACCCTGAGCAGGGACGCTCAGCAGGCACTGAGGAGGATCATGGAGCGTACCAGCAGTACGTGCCGGTTTATTTTCACAACAACGAACCAGAGTGCACTCATTCCTGCAATTACCTCCCGCTGCCTCCCGCTGTTCTTTGCCCCGCTCAGTCAGGATCTGGTACTCCGGAAGCTTCGTTCAATCAAGGATCTTCAGGCACCGGACCTCCACCCGTGTTCCGATGATGAGATGGAACTGATTGCTGAAACAGCGAAGGGAGATCTTCGCAGGGCAATTTTGCTCTTCCAGGTAGCACTCCAGACCGGACGCTGCAGCGATCTCTTTTTGATCGCCCAGACCGAGACAGCAACCATTACGGATTCTGCGATTGCCACCCTCAAGGCCGGAGATGCAAAAGGTGCAATCCGGAGGCTTGAGTCGCTCATGATTGATTACGGTCTTTCGGGAGCCGAAGTCTATAGTGAGATCCGGAATACAATAAAGCGGGAATACAATCTGCCAGAACTTGTCATCAGCCTTGCCGATGCGGAATACCGCACGCTGCATGCAAACAATGAGTTCATTCAGGTATCTGCCTTTACAACCGGCATACAGGAGCAATTCCCGTGA
- a CDS encoding 4-phosphopantoate--beta-alanine ligase, whose translation MIPSSHPRYRSLVTRERLAGCAKTGIVSWEGLTAHGRGEAFDYLIGERTTDSARLAEKTAAALLLSARHPVISVNGNTAALAATEIAALQKACGARVEVNLFHRTEERVQQIEDLLRSAGAEVSTGVAERLLPLDHDRAWCRREGMYAADVILIPLEDGDRCEALVTMGKTVIAIDLNPLSRTARKATLTIVDELTRALPEISQACHSLAREDCPAIISSLNNHYLLSEAIREMTVRLTHALD comes from the coding sequence ATGATTCCCTCCAGTCATCCCCGCTACCGTTCACTCGTCACCCGCGAGCGGCTTGCAGGTTGTGCAAAAACCGGTATTGTTTCCTGGGAAGGCCTCACGGCTCACGGGAGAGGTGAAGCATTTGACTATCTTATCGGGGAGAGAACGACCGACAGTGCCCGGCTTGCCGAAAAGACCGCTGCCGCATTGCTTCTCTCGGCCCGCCACCCGGTGATATCAGTAAACGGCAACACGGCAGCTCTTGCAGCAACAGAGATTGCTGCACTCCAGAAGGCCTGTGGTGCGCGCGTGGAAGTCAACCTCTTCCACCGGACCGAAGAACGGGTGCAGCAGATAGAAGACCTCCTGCGATCGGCAGGTGCCGAGGTCTCCACGGGGGTTGCCGAACGTCTCCTCCCTCTCGATCATGACCGGGCATGGTGCCGGCGCGAGGGAATGTATGCCGCAGACGTCATTCTCATACCGCTCGAAGACGGGGATCGCTGCGAGGCACTGGTCACCATGGGCAAGACGGTAATCGCAATCGATCTCAATCCCCTTTCAAGAACGGCCCGAAAAGCAACCCTCACGATTGTCGACGAACTCACGCGAGCACTTCCAGAAATTTCCCAGGCATGCCACAGCCTTGCACGCGAGGACTGCCCCGCCATTATCAGTTCCCTGAACAATCATTATCTTTTGTCTGAAGCAATACGTGAAATGACCGTGAGGCTTACCCATGCTCTGGACTGA
- a CDS encoding pantoate kinase, whose product MTQISVTAFCPGHISGYFKRIAGADPVTTGSIGAGIVISEGVTSTVIPSETTTICIRQHSPTHKAPVTLTESPPLSYVLGRLGVKAEVITECNLPIGAGFGLSAAALLSTLTAVNRLFGLNLKEHDIALLAHEAEVIHRTGLGDVSACQGGGRVVRKGPGIDGEIERIFDIEDPLYAISFGPIHTPSVLGSPDQMERVSAAFPKTYPRDFTDFFTISCRFASESGLMTAESRRVLARCSEEGIHASMTMLGDGVFACGKGAEEILRPFGHVYKFRMAKTGARITGGTS is encoded by the coding sequence ATGACCCAGATTTCCGTTACTGCCTTTTGCCCGGGACACATATCCGGTTATTTCAAACGCATAGCAGGAGCTGACCCCGTAACCACGGGTAGTATCGGGGCGGGCATTGTAATCAGCGAGGGAGTTACATCCACGGTCATTCCATCAGAGACAACCACGATCTGCATCCGGCAGCATTCCCCGACACATAAAGCACCGGTGACTCTGACTGAATCCCCGCCACTATCATATGTTCTCGGGCGTCTGGGGGTGAAAGCCGAAGTTATTACAGAATGCAACCTCCCGATAGGTGCTGGTTTTGGCTTGTCGGCAGCCGCACTGCTCTCAACACTCACTGCAGTAAACCGGCTTTTTGGGCTCAACCTTAAGGAACACGACATTGCACTCCTGGCCCATGAGGCTGAAGTCATTCATCGGACAGGACTTGGCGATGTCTCTGCCTGCCAGGGGGGCGGGAGGGTTGTCCGGAAGGGCCCGGGTATTGATGGAGAGATCGAGAGGATCTTTGACATTGAGGATCCTTTGTATGCAATCTCTTTTGGCCCCATCCATACCCCGTCCGTTCTGGGCTCACCGGATCAGATGGAACGGGTTTCCGCTGCATTTCCCAAAACGTATCCCAGGGATTTTACGGATTTTTTTACTATCTCCTGCCGGTTTGCAAGCGAGAGCGGACTTATGACTGCTGAATCGAGAAGGGTATTAGCCAGATGCAGCGAAGAGGGAATTCATGCGAGTATGACCATGCTGGGAGATGGCGTATTTGCCTGCGGTAAAGGAGCAGAAGAGATCCTGAGGCCGTTTGGGCATGTATACAAGTTCCGTATGGCTAAGACCGGTGCAAGAATAACAGGTGGGACTTCATGA